Below is a window of Tolypothrix bouteillei VB521301 DNA.
GCAGGGCATTTTCACCTGGTGGTACTGAAATATTGCGATAAAGGTCTATCCCAATAGCCCTAGGCTTGTATTGTTGCAAGTTCTTTAAGGCTTGGGCAAGAATTTGATCTGAGATAGGCCACTTTTTGAGTTTCTCGATATCCGCTTCTGTAATTGCAACAACCAACAGTCGTTCGTCTGGTTCGGAATTAGACTCAAGGCGCACCATTTGGTCAAAGGCAAGTAATTCCAAAAACTGCAATCCACCTGTGTATCTGGCAGCTAACACTAACCCTGCCATAAGAATACTGGCTGCAAGAACCGATTGTTGGACACTTAATGTTGCAATAGCTTTATGCTGACAGTAGCTGTTAAGCACTGAGAGTAGTGAAGACAACTTTTTTGTAAATTGAGCAATCACAGAAGGGTTGGTTGGGGGTTGTGGATTGTGGGTTAGGGGCTGACGACCAACGACTGTACGGGCGCAAAGCATTGCGCCCGTACAACTAACGATTACTTAATATCTCAACCTTTAACAGGGGTTCTTGTGCGAGCGCTTCTAACTTTTCAGTTTGCAAAAGTTTTGTCCAACTTGTAGTTAACTGAGAGTCATTAGGTTGAGTGTAACGAGGTTCAGCCAATGTCACAAGTGCATCTTGCCAAAGTCCCGCACTAGCATACAAGTCAGCACGATCTACAGATGTTTTTGTTTGCTCTAACTTCTTCAGAAACATAGGGTCTGGTTGAACTCGTCGAATCCAACCAGAGACAACAATATCTTTAGCTCTATTTTTGGGTTCGCAAATCACCGATAAATACCACCGATAGTTCTTATCAACATTGAGTGGAGGTAAAGATTTTTCTTGAGGCAAGCTGACATTAATAATTCCGGATGAACCTGTTTTTATAAAACTTTTTTCGTAGACTAAATGGTTTTTATCGTCTCGCAGGACAAACTCTACTGTTTTGGGAGTAGAGGTTTGGGGTACAAAGAAAAACAACGTGGGGTAAGCCGCTTGTGTCAATCCCAAATTGTTTTCGGGCGCTAATGCTGTCAGTTGCTTGGCGTTAAGTTCGCAACCACTGCGCGTTCCACCTCCTACACGCCGTCCTGGTAATCCCTCTCTAGATCCTGCCATAACTACTTGTGGTAGCATCGCTGAGAAAGCCAGTAGAGAAGTCAAAAAGATATTTATCAGGACCCTTATTTTATTTTTTTTTTCAAGCATATTTCTGTACTATTTAATTTCATCTTGCAAAATACTCTAGCAATCTTGATATAGCATTATTTTATAACTTTTGAAATTATTAAATCAATATTTTTATGGACTTTTCATACTTAAAATATTTTTTTAAGCTAATTTAAAATTTGAGTAATTTCAACTAACTAAATATTAAATTCATGAAAATATATTTTCTTTTTCAGTAATTACAACTATTACAAAATCAATTCTGTTAATTAACAAGTATAAGAATCATATTTGATTTACGAGACAATAGTGACCATAGAAACCCGGAACGTGAAAATACTGGGTTTCTTCATCTCACAAATCATTCAATTCAAGGGATAAAGTTTTTGTAGCCGAACTTTACACTTGAAGTCATTGTGAATTACAACAGAACAGTTATCAGATCTTCTGAACAATTGTAACAAGCCGTCCACTACATTGATTTTAGGCGGCTGTTAAGTTCCCGACTTCTAAATAAAGTCAGGGATTTAGACAAAGTTAACCTTTGATGCTTCACAAACAGATCGCTAGATCGACGCGATCGATATGTTTCTTAACATTTACTTTGTTAGTAAGTCAAATTATAAATATGAATGTTAAGCCGCTAGGCGTCCAAATATCAAGACATATTTTATATAAAATCTCTTTTAAATTTGTCAAGCAGTTTACTGTTACTTTTTTTATAGCAATCAATCCCGCAATGGCGATCGCGCAAATCTCTCCGGATAGCACGCTATCCAACCCAACAGTTGTCACAAGTGGGACAACACCGGGTCTGGATTTTGTCATTACAGGAGGAACACAGGTAGGCAATAACTTGTTTCACAGCTTCACAACTTTTTCCGTACCCACTGGAGGGTCTGGAATTTTCAACAACGATACAAGTGTTGAAAATATCATCGGTCGTGTCACGGGTGGAGCCATATCTAATATTAATGGTTTAATTCAAACTCAAGGCAAAGCCAACCTGTTTCTGATTAATCCAAATGGTATTGTCTTTGGACCAAACGCCGAGCTAAATATTGGTGGCTCCTTTATTGCAAGTACTGCCAATAGTTTAAAACTTTCCAATGGGGAGGAGTTCAGCGCTACCAATCCTACCACTCCTTTATTAACCATTAGCGTTCCTATTGGCTTGCAATTCGGTAAAAATGCGGGTTCCATTGTGAACCAATCCCAATTTAATAAGGATGGAATAGTCACAAATTTTTTGGGAAAATCGGCTGGGCTTCAAGGGCAACCTAATACGACCTTGGCATTACTCGGTGGTGAAATCGCGGGAAATGGAAACATAACGGTTCCTGATGGTCGAATTGAACTGGGTAGTGTGGGAGATGAAAGTTTTGTCAGTTTAAACCCAACCTCTCAAGGGTTTGCTTTGGGATATGGAGGTGTTGGGACATTTCAAAATCTTCAACTTCAAGGATCGTCAATTGATGTTAGCGGTATGGGTGGTGGTATTATTCAGATACAAGGGCAGACAGTGAATTTACTGGAGCATTCAAGTATTACTGCTAAAACGGATGTCGATGGCACGGAGAGTGGTGGTGGAATTGCAATCCGAGCCAATCGGTTACTTGTGAGCGATTCCGATATCCGAACGTTTACATCAAGTTCAGTTCCTGGGGGAGACGTGACTCTGGAAGCTCAAAAAATGACCTTTACTGGATTTGACACAGTTGTTTTTACAGACACAGAGGGTGTGGGTCGTGGAGGCAATATGACTGTTCGGTCTGCCGATCTGGAATTAACTAACCTCAGTATCTTGGGAACTCAAACAAGAGGAATGGGAAAGGGAGGAGATGTAAGGATTGATACTAATAATTTACGGTTGGGAGATGGAGCACAAGTAGCAGTTTATACTACAGATAGTGGATTGGGCGGTAATTTAACAGTAAAAGCCTCAGACTCCATCGCTATAGTAGGAGAGTCAAATTTACTGAATCCGCCACTTCCGAGCCTCCTATTTACTGACACAACTGGATCTGGAAAAGCTGGAGATATCAGAATTGAAACTGGAAATTTGAGCGTTCGAGATGGAGCAAGGATATCTGCTTCTACTTTCAGTGATGGGGATGCTGGTAATATAGCAATTCAGGCTCGTAAAGTAGAACTCACAGGCAATCAAACGGCTAGCCAAGCTAGTGGTGTATTTAGCCAAGTTGAACCAGAAGCAAGCGGTCAGGGTGGCAGCATTGCGATCGATACCGAAACATTACGTATTGATAGCGGTGCTCAAGTGTCAGTTGGTACTTTTTCTTCTGGTAAAGCTGGCAGTATTTCTGTTGTTGCTCAAAGCGTCGAAGTTCAAGGAGAAGCAACAGATTCTCAATTTAGTGGTTTGTTTGCTCAAGTGGAAACTGGGGCAACCAGTCAAGGCGGTAACGTATCTTTAAAAACCGAACAATTGACTCTTGAAGGAGAACAAGCGCGAATTTCCGCTTCTACATCCGATGTCGGTGCGGGAGGAAGTGTTGAAATTAACACCAAGCAATTATCAATACAAGACGGTGCTCAAATTCAGGCAATAACCAACGGTTTAGCACCTGGTGGAAAAATAGACTTGACAGCTACAGATACAGTCCAACTCCTTGGGACTTCTCAGGATGGTCAGTCTTTTAGTGGGTTATTTACTTCAACATTTGGGGAAGCACCGGCGGGCAATTTAACGATTAATACTGGCAATCTACTCGTTCGGGATGGAGCACGCATCTCTGCTTCTACTTTTGGTGGAAGTGAAGGAGGAAACGTAACGATTAATGCATCTGATACCGTCAAGCTAATTGGAACTTCTCGTGATGGTAAGGCGAGTAGTGGGTTATACGTACAAGCAACGGGAACTGGAAAGGCTGGTAATATTAACCTTACTGCTCGTTCTCTTTTGCTCGACCAACAAGGAAGGATTTTAGCAGAAACCGCTTCTGATGATGGTGGTGAAATTGCATTACAAGTGCGGGATATAACTCAAATACGTCGCGGTAGCTTAATTTCTGCAACAGCAGGAACTACTAGCGGGCAGGGAAATGGCGGCAATATTAATATCAATACACGTTTTTTGGTTGCAGTGTCTTCAGAAAATAGCGACATCAAAGCTAATGCATTGGAAGGACGGGGAGGGAACATTAAAATTTCATCTCAGAGCGTTTTTGGTACTGAATTCCGCGTTCGAGAAACGCCATTGAGCGATATTACTGCGAGTTCTACTTATGGTGTTAGCGGTGCTGTGGAAATTAAAACCCCTGATGTTGACCCAACTCACGGATTGGTAAGCTTACCCATACAATTGACTGATGCTTCTAATACCGTCGCTCAAGGTTGTCGGGCTAATCGAGGACGGGCGGTTGGTAAGTTTGTAGTGACTGGACGGGGTGGGCTTTTGCCTAACCCTGAAAATATGTTGAACGCTGATATGTCATTGCAAGATTTGGATACTTCTCCCATTCCAACAGGTAAATCCGCCTTCATCCGTGGGGCTCAAGAAATTGTATCATCACCAACTTATACGAGCGTTCGGGAGAGCGATTCGATCGCGGAGGCTCAAGCGATCGTTATGAATTCCAAAGGTGAAATTATGCTTGTAGCACAAGCTCCTCAAGTTACTCCCCACAGCCCTTGGTTATCTTCAACTGATTGTCAAGGCAAGTAAAATTGCCAAGTCATAAACCACAAAGTTATAGTAATGCGATTTGATAGACAGGCTAAATATGAAAATTCGATATACACTATCTTATCGTCCGCTACTCACATTCCTTATTTGGATGTTGTTAGGGCTAGTTATCGCTTTATTTATAACTGGTACAAATGTGAAGCTCGTTATTGCTTCTAATACCGATTCTCAGTTAACCTACCCCTTTCCTTCCCTACCAGAGGAAAGTAGGGCAAACGAAGTATTACAACAGGAGAATCGCGGTAAGGAGTTGTACGAATTAGAGCAATTTGTGGAAGTTGTCACGATCTGGCAAAACGTTTTTCAAGCTTATCAACAGCAAGGAGATAAACTCAATCAAGCTAGAGTTTTAAGTAATCTTTCGTTAGTTTACCAAAAACTGGGTCAATGGTCTCAAGCAACAACGGCACTCGATCGAGGTTTGGAAGTGCTAGAGGGTCTGGGGAAAACAGCAAGTTCTCAATCTAAAGAGCAATTAAAAGTTTTAGCTCAAGTACTCAATACACGAGGGAATTTAGAGTTAGCAACCGGACAACCCGAGCGAGCGCTTGCAACCTGGCAAAAAGCCACTGCAGCTTATACTCAAGCAGAAGATCGAACAGGAGTTATCCGCAGTTCGATCAATCAATCGCAAGCTTTTAGGGCTTTAGGGTTAAATCGTCGCGCCTTATCTACTCTGACACAAGTTAGCCAAATTCTAGAAAAACAACCTGACTCTCCAATTAAAGCCGCCGTTCTGCGTAACTTAGGGACTAACTTGCGTTTGGTGGGCAAATCAGAACAAGCACAGCAATCTTTGCAACAAAGTCTGGCGATCGCGCAAAAATTAAAATTACCATTAGATATAAGTGCAGCTGCCATCGATCTGGGGAACATAGCTCGTGCAAATAAACAGATGGAAGCGGCTTTAGATTTTTATCAAAAAGTTGTGGCTATTTCTCCGTCACAAATCCTCAAAGTTCGAGCCAATCTCAATCAACTTAGCACCTTAAT
It encodes the following:
- a CDS encoding DUF928 domain-containing protein codes for the protein MAGSREGLPGRRVGGGTRSGCELNAKQLTALAPENNLGLTQAAYPTLFFFVPQTSTPKTVEFVLRDDKNHLVYEKSFIKTGSSGIINVSLPQEKSLPPLNVDKNYRWYLSVICEPKNRAKDIVVSGWIRRVQPDPMFLKKLEQTKTSVDRADLYASAGLWQDALVTLAEPRYTQPNDSQLTTSWTKLLQTEKLEALAQEPLLKVEILSNR
- a CDS encoding filamentous hemagglutinin N-terminal domain-containing protein produces the protein MNVKPLGVQISRHILYKISFKFVKQFTVTFFIAINPAMAIAQISPDSTLSNPTVVTSGTTPGLDFVITGGTQVGNNLFHSFTTFSVPTGGSGIFNNDTSVENIIGRVTGGAISNINGLIQTQGKANLFLINPNGIVFGPNAELNIGGSFIASTANSLKLSNGEEFSATNPTTPLLTISVPIGLQFGKNAGSIVNQSQFNKDGIVTNFLGKSAGLQGQPNTTLALLGGEIAGNGNITVPDGRIELGSVGDESFVSLNPTSQGFALGYGGVGTFQNLQLQGSSIDVSGMGGGIIQIQGQTVNLLEHSSITAKTDVDGTESGGGIAIRANRLLVSDSDIRTFTSSSVPGGDVTLEAQKMTFTGFDTVVFTDTEGVGRGGNMTVRSADLELTNLSILGTQTRGMGKGGDVRIDTNNLRLGDGAQVAVYTTDSGLGGNLTVKASDSIAIVGESNLLNPPLPSLLFTDTTGSGKAGDIRIETGNLSVRDGARISASTFSDGDAGNIAIQARKVELTGNQTASQASGVFSQVEPEASGQGGSIAIDTETLRIDSGAQVSVGTFSSGKAGSISVVAQSVEVQGEATDSQFSGLFAQVETGATSQGGNVSLKTEQLTLEGEQARISASTSDVGAGGSVEINTKQLSIQDGAQIQAITNGLAPGGKIDLTATDTVQLLGTSQDGQSFSGLFTSTFGEAPAGNLTINTGNLLVRDGARISASTFGGSEGGNVTINASDTVKLIGTSRDGKASSGLYVQATGTGKAGNINLTARSLLLDQQGRILAETASDDGGEIALQVRDITQIRRGSLISATAGTTSGQGNGGNININTRFLVAVSSENSDIKANALEGRGGNIKISSQSVFGTEFRVRETPLSDITASSTYGVSGAVEIKTPDVDPTHGLVSLPIQLTDASNTVAQGCRANRGRAVGKFVVTGRGGLLPNPENMLNADMSLQDLDTSPIPTGKSAFIRGAQEIVSSPTYTSVRESDSIAEAQAIVMNSKGEIMLVAQAPQVTPHSPWLSSTDCQGK